The window attttatttattcattcaaatataaatcatttataataggaaataaaaatttatcaaggttgtatatataatgaatggatttttgatgattgtgaataagaaaaatgtaGGTATGTGTAATAAATTGGATACAAAATGtaacaataaatgaaaaaaaaacagttacAATGGCACATATTAATTGGGCAAATCTAATTTAAAATCACAAGTCGATTCTTGGAAtattttgcaattttttcttaatttatCATGTTTCCGTAAGAAAATATAATTGAGCTCATTTTGtggatcatttgatgataatgacgactTTACAATTTTGGACATATTTCGTACATTTACTATAAAAGTTTGACAAACTATTCGGGCAATCTCATCGTTCATATGTTTACGATAATCACcacaaaattgattcattactTGCCGTTTTCGAATGATTGATATCTTTTCATTGTTCAGGATATTATAAGCTTTCCATAGGGATTCTTTTCGACGTTCATTTTTAGCTTTatcgaattcattttttatgtgATCTCGACACCATGCCAATTCTgctttgaattgaattgattttaaatttgaatcctcattcaaatgtgaatcttctttatttttgtcattgttattctcattcaatcgaatatttttgataCCTTTATTTAGTTTTCTGATTCCAGCTGGCATCTtgcaattgaaacaaaataaatcacCTGCTGATTCGCAAAATGCGAGatcttttttaatttaagCAAATGAGTCATTCAAAGAATATATgaccaagttttttttaacaaactTAATGAAACGATACTTTTTTATTTAACTATagattggatgatgattaaaatctTAAGAATCAAAAGAACTGATTAGGCTAATTGAAATGcaagaatttaaaaatgcTTTTAGCCATATAGAGTAGCCATATAGAATatagtgatgaaaaaatagtttttttgGGACCACAGAAAACCAGATAAAAATAAGGAAATTTCGAttatatgattatgaatataGCACTTCTCGAATGAACTAAAATCAAAGTAAGAAatatttaattaataataattcatcaataaatttttatcttACCTCATCAAGTGTAAAGGATGATTCATTGCTTGTTCTTGGTTTTTCCCGAATACGAttaaacattgaatgattacCAAATGCACCTGCGAAAGTTGAAAATGCATTGCCGAAACCTCGTGGTGCACCCAT of the Dermatophagoides farinae isolate YC_2012a chromosome 1, ASM2471394v1, whole genome shotgun sequence genome contains:
- the LOC124491938 gene encoding uncharacterized protein LOC124491938, producing the protein MPAGIRKLNKGIKNIRLNENNNDKNKEDSHLNEDSNLKSIQFKAELAWCRDHIKNEFDKAKNERRKESLWKAYNILNNEKISIIRKRQVMNQFCGDYRKHMNDEIARIVCQTFIVNVRNMSKIVKSSLSSNDPQNELNYIFLRKHDKLRKNCKIFQESTCDFKLDLPN